In Myxococcales bacterium, the following proteins share a genomic window:
- a CDS encoding tetratricopeptide repeat protein: MRLLPTFALLLAVGASVSACGAKKPPVSPLQYSENARIEYEDALKAYFDKDWEEATLLFKEVKRKYGYSRYARLADLRLADIEFKQEKFAESISSYKAFVHDYPNDPEVPYARYRVAKALFEQSGPTLLLPPLEERDLASVHDAYDSIRAFLGDFPNYKQARELSYMLEMVAGLLARHELYVARFYLTRGNFDAAVARCQHALRTYEGSGLEPEAMLLLGETYMKMHKRKRARAVLRQMLSLHPDSAFGIPARNFLKLMQDDAAIPLAPLN; this comes from the coding sequence ATGCGGCTCTTGCCAACATTTGCCCTGCTCCTGGCGGTCGGGGCTTCCGTTTCGGCGTGCGGCGCCAAGAAGCCCCCCGTGAGCCCGCTCCAGTACTCGGAGAACGCGAGGATCGAGTACGAGGACGCGCTCAAGGCCTACTTCGACAAGGACTGGGAGGAGGCGACCCTGCTGTTCAAGGAGGTGAAGCGCAAGTACGGCTACAGCCGCTACGCGCGCCTCGCCGATCTGCGGCTCGCCGACATCGAGTTCAAACAAGAGAAGTTCGCGGAGTCGATCAGCTCTTACAAGGCGTTCGTCCACGACTACCCGAACGATCCCGAGGTGCCCTACGCGCGCTACCGCGTGGCCAAGGCGCTGTTCGAGCAATCGGGGCCAACACTGCTCTTGCCGCCGCTCGAGGAGCGCGATCTCGCCAGCGTGCATGACGCGTACGACTCGATCCGCGCCTTCCTGGGAGACTTTCCCAACTACAAACAAGCGCGCGAGCTCAGCTACATGCTGGAGATGGTGGCGGGGCTGCTGGCCCGCCACGAGCTCTACGTGGCCCGGTTCTACCTGACCCGTGGCAACTTCGATGCGGCCGTGGCGCGCTGCCAGCACGCCCTCCGCACCTACGAGGGCTCCGGGCTCGAGCCCGAGGCCATGCTGCTCTTGGGTGAGACGTACATGAAGATGCACAAGCGCAAGCGCGCTCGCGCCGTGCTCAGGCAGATGCTCTCGCTGCACCCCGACAGCGCCTTCGGCATCCCTGCCCGCAACTTCCTCAAGCTGATGCAGGATGACGCGGCGATCCCCCTCGCCCCGCTCAACTGA
- the greA gene encoding transcription elongation factor GreA: MVEKVPMTPRGAEKLKEELHRLKEERPKISREIGVAREHGDLSENAEYHAAKERQGLVEARIKDLEDKISRAEVIDPTTFSGDRVRFGATVTLLNVQSEEEATYRIIGADEADLKDGSISVSAPLARALIGKEVGDEVKVELPGGARHYEIVSVEFR; encoded by the coding sequence ATGGTCGAGAAGGTCCCCATGACCCCCCGCGGGGCGGAGAAGCTCAAGGAAGAGCTGCACCGCCTCAAGGAGGAGCGCCCGAAGATCTCCCGCGAGATCGGCGTCGCGCGCGAGCACGGCGACCTCAGCGAAAACGCCGAGTACCACGCGGCCAAGGAGCGCCAGGGTCTGGTCGAGGCCCGGATCAAGGACCTCGAGGACAAGATCTCCCGGGCCGAGGTCATCGACCCGACCACGTTCTCCGGGGACCGGGTGCGGTTCGGGGCCACGGTCACTTTGCTCAACGTCCAGAGCGAAGAGGAGGCCACTTACCGGATCATCGGCGCCGACGAGGCGGATCTGAAAGACGGGAGCATCTCGGTCTCGGCTCCGCTGGCCCGGGCGCTGATCGGCAAAGAGGTCGGCGACGAGGTCAAAGTGGAGCTGCCAGGCGGCGCCCGGCACTACGAGATCGTCAGCGTCGAGTTTCGCTGA